In Equus quagga isolate Etosha38 chromosome 14, UCLA_HA_Equagga_1.0, whole genome shotgun sequence, one DNA window encodes the following:
- the GADD45GIP1 gene encoding growth arrest and DNA damage-inducible proteins-interacting protein 1, translating into MAAPMRQARCLLWRAATLGPGPRGYRAPPPPRRSPGPWWPDPDDPLTPRWQLSPRYAAKQFARHGAASGVAAGALWPSRERLRELEAEEREWCPSLAAMQEALRARQQAEERQRQAREQLIAERMAQMPQMIESWRRQQQERREKERADKERRARLQAEAQERLGYHVDPRSARFQELLQDMEKQQRKRLKEERQRQKKEARAAAMAAAAAQDPAASAAPSS; encoded by the exons atggcggcgcccatgCGGCAGGCGCGCTGCCTGCTCTGGCGGGCGGCGACCCTGGGCCCCGGCCCGCGGGGCTACCGGGCGCCGCCGCCCCCGCGCCGCTCGCCGGGGCCCTGGTGGCCGGACCCGGACGACCCGCTGACCCCGCGCTGGCAGCTGAGCCCGCGCTACGCGGCCAAGCAGTTCGCGCGGCACGGCGCCGCCTCCGGGGTGGCGGCCGGGGCGCTGTGGCCGTCCCGGGAGCGGCTGCGCGAGCTGGAGGCGGAGGAGCGCGAGTGGTGCCCGAGCCTGGCGGCCATGCAGGAGGCGCTGCGGGCGCGGCAGCAGGCCGAGGAGCGGCAGCGGCAGGCCAG GGAGCAGCTCATCGCAGAGCGCATGGCCCAGATGCCACAGATGATTGAGAGCTGGCGGCGGCAGCAACAGGAGCGCAGGGAGAAAGAGCGGGCGGACAAGGAGCGGCGGGCCCGGTTGCAGGCGGAGGCCCAGGAGCGCCTGGGCTACCACGTGGACCCGCGGAGCGCCCGCTTCCAGGAGCTGCTGCAGGACATGGAGAAGCAGCAGCGCAAGCGCCTCAAGgaggaaagacaaagacagaagaaGGAGGCCCGAGCAGCTGCGATGGCTGCCGCCGCTGCCCAGGACCCAGCCGCCTCTGCGGCCCCCAGCTCCTGA
- the RAD23A gene encoding UV excision repair protein RAD23 homolog A isoform X1 translates to MAVTITLKTLQQQTFKIRMEPDETVKVLKEKIEAEKGRDAFPVAGQKLIYAGKILSDDVPIRDYRIDEKNFVVVMVTKAKTSPSSAVPPETSPTAAPESSTTFPPAPASGMSHPPPAPREDKSPSEESIPATSPESVSGSVPSSGSSGREEDAASTLVTGSEYETMLTEIMSMGYERERVVAALRASYNNPHRAVEYLLTGIPGSPEPEHGSVQESQVSEQPTTEAAGENPLEFLRDQPQFQNMRQVIQQNPALLPALLQQLGQENPQLLQQISRHQEQFIQMLNEPPGELADISDVEGEVGAIGEEAPQMNYIQVTPQEKEAIERLKALGFPEGLVIQAYFACEKNENLAANFLLSQNFDDE, encoded by the exons ATGGCCGTCACCATCACGCTCAAAACGCTGCAGCAGCAGACCTTCAAGATCCGCATGGAGCCTGACGAGACG GTGAAAGTGctaaaggaaaagatagaagCTGAGAAGGGGCGCGATGCCTTCCCCGTGGCTGGACAGAAGCTCATCTATGCTGGCAAGATCCTGAGTGACGACGTCCCCATCAGGGACTATCGTATCGATGAGAAGAACTTTGTGGTCGTCATGGTGACCAAG GCGAAAACGAGTCCAAGCAGCGCAGTGCCCCCAGAGACCTCACCCACTGCTGCCCCGGAGTCCTCCACCACCTTTCCTCCGGCCCCTGCCTCAGGCATGTCCCATCCTCCGCCTGCCCCCAGAGAGGACAAGAGTCCGTCGGAGGAATCAATCCCCGCGACGTCCCCAGAATCCGTGTCAGG CTCTGTTCCCTCTTCAGGTAGCAGCGGGCGAGAGGAAGACGCGGCCTCCACGCTAG TGACTGGATCTGAGTATGAGACGATGCTGACGGAGATCATGTCCATGGGCTATGAGCGAGAGCGGGTCGTGGCCGCCCTGAGAGCCAGCTACAACAACCCCCACCGAGCCGTGGAGTATCTGCTCACG GGAATTCCTGGGAGTCCCGAGCCAGAACATGGTTCTGTCCAGGAGAGTCAGGTGTCTGAGCAGCCGACTACAGAAGCAG CAGGAGAGAACCCTCTGGAGTTCCTGCGGGACCAGCCCCAGTTCCAGAACATGCGGCAGGTGATTCAGCAGAACCCGGCACTGCTGCCGGCCCTGCTCCAGCAGCTGGGCCAGGAGAACCCTCAGCTTTTGCAG CAAATTAGCCGGCATCAGGAGCAGTTCATCCAGATGCTAAATGAGCCTCCTGGAGAGCTGGCAGACATCTCCGATGTGGAGGGTGAGGTGGGCGCCATAGGCGAGGAGGCCCCCCAGATGAACTACATCCAGGTGACGCCGCAGGAGAAGGAAGCTATAGAGAGG TTGAAGGCCCTGGGCTTCCCCGAGGGCCTGGTGATCCAGGCCTACTTCGCCTGTGAGAAAAACGAGAACTTGGCTGCTAACTTCCTCCTGAGTCAGAACTTTGATGACGAGTGA
- the RAD23A gene encoding UV excision repair protein RAD23 homolog A isoform X2 — MAVTITLKTLQQQTFKIRMEPDETVKVLKEKIEAEKGRDAFPVAGQKLIYAGKILSDDVPIRDYRIDEKNFVVVMVTKAKTSPSSAVPPETSPTAAPESSTTFPPAPASGMSHPPPAPREDKSPSEESIPATSPESVSGSVPSSGSSGREEDAASTLVTGSEYETMLTEIMSMGYERERVVAALRASYNNPHRAVEYLLTGIPGSPEPEHGSVQESQVSEQPTTEAGENPLEFLRDQPQFQNMRQVIQQNPALLPALLQQLGQENPQLLQQISRHQEQFIQMLNEPPGELADISDVEGEVGAIGEEAPQMNYIQVTPQEKEAIERLKALGFPEGLVIQAYFACEKNENLAANFLLSQNFDDE, encoded by the exons ATGGCCGTCACCATCACGCTCAAAACGCTGCAGCAGCAGACCTTCAAGATCCGCATGGAGCCTGACGAGACG GTGAAAGTGctaaaggaaaagatagaagCTGAGAAGGGGCGCGATGCCTTCCCCGTGGCTGGACAGAAGCTCATCTATGCTGGCAAGATCCTGAGTGACGACGTCCCCATCAGGGACTATCGTATCGATGAGAAGAACTTTGTGGTCGTCATGGTGACCAAG GCGAAAACGAGTCCAAGCAGCGCAGTGCCCCCAGAGACCTCACCCACTGCTGCCCCGGAGTCCTCCACCACCTTTCCTCCGGCCCCTGCCTCAGGCATGTCCCATCCTCCGCCTGCCCCCAGAGAGGACAAGAGTCCGTCGGAGGAATCAATCCCCGCGACGTCCCCAGAATCCGTGTCAGG CTCTGTTCCCTCTTCAGGTAGCAGCGGGCGAGAGGAAGACGCGGCCTCCACGCTAG TGACTGGATCTGAGTATGAGACGATGCTGACGGAGATCATGTCCATGGGCTATGAGCGAGAGCGGGTCGTGGCCGCCCTGAGAGCCAGCTACAACAACCCCCACCGAGCCGTGGAGTATCTGCTCACG GGAATTCCTGGGAGTCCCGAGCCAGAACATGGTTCTGTCCAGGAGAGTCAGGTGTCTGAGCAGCCGACTACAGAAGCAG GAGAGAACCCTCTGGAGTTCCTGCGGGACCAGCCCCAGTTCCAGAACATGCGGCAGGTGATTCAGCAGAACCCGGCACTGCTGCCGGCCCTGCTCCAGCAGCTGGGCCAGGAGAACCCTCAGCTTTTGCAG CAAATTAGCCGGCATCAGGAGCAGTTCATCCAGATGCTAAATGAGCCTCCTGGAGAGCTGGCAGACATCTCCGATGTGGAGGGTGAGGTGGGCGCCATAGGCGAGGAGGCCCCCCAGATGAACTACATCCAGGTGACGCCGCAGGAGAAGGAAGCTATAGAGAGG TTGAAGGCCCTGGGCTTCCCCGAGGGCCTGGTGATCCAGGCCTACTTCGCCTGTGAGAAAAACGAGAACTTGGCTGCTAACTTCCTCCTGAGTCAGAACTTTGATGACGAGTGA
- the CALR gene encoding calreticulin, with protein sequence MLLPAPLLLGFLGLVAAEPAIYFKEQFLDGDGWTERWIESKHKSDFGKFILSSGKFYGDQEKDKGLQTSQDARFYALSARFEPFSNKGQTLVVQFTVKHEQNIDCGGGYVKLFPDSLDQTDMHGDSEYNIMFGPDICGPGTKKVHVIFNYKGKNVLINKDIRCKDDEFTHLYTLIVRPDNTYEVKIDNSQVESGSLEDDWDFLPPKKIKDPNAAKPEDWDERAKIDDPTDSKPEDWDKPEHIPDPDAKKPEDWDEEMDGEWEPPVIQNPEYKGEWKPRQIDNPDYKGTWIHPEIDNPEYSPDGNIYAYENFAVLGLDLWQVKSGTIFDNFLITNDEAYAEEFGNETWGVTKAAEKQMKDKQDEEQRLKEEEEDKKRKEEEEADKDDEDDKEEDEEDEEDEEEDAAGQAKDEL encoded by the exons ATGCTGCTACCCGCGCCGCTCCTGCTCGGCTTTCTGGGCCTGGTCGCCGCTGAACCCGCCATCTACTTTAAGGAGCAGTTTCTGGATGGAG ACGGGTGGACCGAGCGCTGGATCGAATCCAAACACAAGTCAGATTTCGGCAAATTCATCCTCAGTTCCGGCAAGTTTTACGGTGACCAGGAGAAAGATAAAG GGCTGCAGACCAGCCAGGATGCCCGCTTTTACGCCCTGTCGGCCAGATTTGAGCCTTTCAGCAACAAGGGCCAGACGCTGGTGGTGCAGTTCACAGTGAAACACGAGCAGAACATCGACTGTGGGGGCGGCTATGTGAAGCTCTTTCCAGATAGTTTGGACCAGACCGACATGCATGGAGACTCAGAATACAACATCATGTTTG GCCCGGACATCTGTGGTCCTGGCACCAAGAAGGTTCATGTCATCTTCAACTACAAGGGCAAGAACGTGCTGATCAACAAGGACATCCGTTGCAAG GACGATGAGTTCACACACCTGTACACGCTGATCGTGCGGCCGGATAACACCTATGAGGTTAAGATTGACAACAGCCAGGTGGAGTCGGGCTCCTTGGAGGATGATTGGGACTTCCTGCCTCCCAAGAAGATCAAGGATCCCAATGCTGCAAAGCCCGAAGACTGGGACGAGCGGGCCAAGATCGACGACCCCACAGACTCCAAGCCTGAG GATTGGGACAAGCCTGAGCACATCCCCGACCCCGATGCTAAGAAGCCCGAGGACTGGGACGAAGAGATGGACGGAGAGTGGGAACCACCGGTGATTCAGAACCCAGAGTACAAG GGCGAGTGGAAGCCCCGGCAGATCGACAACCCCGATTACAAGGGCACGTGGATCCACCCAGAGATCGACAACCCCGAGTACTCCCCAGATGGCAACATCTACGCCTATGAAAACTTTGCCGTGCTGGGCCTGGATCTCTGGCAG GTCAAGTCTGGCACCATCTTTGACAACTTCCTCATCACCAACGACGAGGCGTACGCCGAGGAGTTCGGCAACGAGACGTGGGGTGTCACAAAG GCGGCAGAAAAGCAGATGAAGGACAAGCAGGACGAGGAGCAGAGGctaaaggaggaggaggaagacaagaagcgcaaggaggaggaggaggccgacAAGGACGACGAGGACGAcaaggaggaggacgaggaggatgaggaggacgaggaggaagaTGCCGCTGGCCAGGCCAAGGATGAGCTGTAG